ttattttttcactttccaattgaaaaaaaaaatgtatacattgtaactttattttaaaatttgagcataaacaaaatgacctcataaatatgcattcgaaaactatattaaactacagttatactatatgtaaataaatagttttgtacatcttagaatattatatgatccataatgatactcattatcatctatacttgcttttgatatttcataatttatttatttataaatttatacacattatcaattaaatcaattaattgctatttcaataattgaaaattcgaattatttcagattgatatttttattgagattatattgtgaataatttattttttcttgagatcatttatgtttatatttacttatatatatatatatatatatatatatatatatatatatattatgtttaacatttttatttatttatttaaattatcgttcaatttcgatgatggtcgtgcatcgcacgagcgggcacatACTAGTTTATAGAAATTGGGGCTATAGCTAGGTTACTGAAAATTTCGATATCacgtttatttattttgatttgggCGGAATCTTAATGTTGgaaattttcaataataatcACAGTACATGTATTATTCATCAACTTTATAGAGTACCAAAAAATTGGCTAATAGTCTATGAATTTAAAGCTAATGCTCAAACTTTAAATAAGATAATGCTCAGAAATTAATTACGATAGTTCAAGCAGTAGACGAGATTATGCTCaacaattaattttaatctCACAAACTCCAGATAATATAATTTTACGTCAAATTTAcacattttcttctttttatttttctaacaTCTACAATTCCACATTGACTTTTTATAAAACTACATCAAATGAAAATTGATATAACAAGGTATTTTATATCCCAACcaaaaattaatactattaatGAAAGTGGttgagattaattaatataatttgaaatataccaccaatataatttgattaaattaaattaattaaagaaacaaTTTATATAATAACTATTAATTTGATAAACTATAATCATaaaaacaattatatataaaGCACGATATAATTGTGATACACGTGTTACACTCTAGCTTTGATACTAAGGTCAGAAACTTGACTTATATGCACTCAAATTTATTAGGTAGAGTCAtatacttatttttattttatttttgagagCAGAGTGATAGTTATTGGTTTTGGGCATTTTGGCTAGCTATATGAACGTAATTCATCAAAAGAATCCCATAAATAAGTGGGACAGTGAGGAAACAAGGGAGAAATGTCGTTGTAGGTAGTATTGGCGGCGgcggccaccgccgcctccgTGGGGTGGACTCCATCCCAGAACCTATACTCGTCTCTGCTGCTGCATGGAACACTTCCCTCAAGGCACAACGGCAGCAACGTCCTCTCCTTGCAACATGCCTCACTAACAATCTTTATATCACCTGAAAATGAAATCATCATCGTACAAGTTGATTGGATGTGTTGgaaagaaaaggaaataaaGCTAAAATATGTACGAGTTGATGCAGAGAAAGGGGTGTATCTGGTGTACACGAATTTTGCTTTTGGATAATCATGATTGAGGTCGTTGATGAGAAGCTTGAGTTGTtgattgaaaatttggagaatATTGTTGATGGATTCGATGCAGGACGAGGAATTAGGGGAGCCGTAGGTGCGGATGAGGAACGGTGTGCATCCTATCTTATCCACTCCAACAACGGCTACTTTTCTTGCTCCATTTTCGTACAGCCTCTGGTGATCAATATATATGAGTGGAATTCGTTATAACTTTAGTCTTTAAAGCTTaaaacaaaaggaaaagaaaCCAAACTTGAAGATGGTTTGAATATTGAGTAATGAGAAGTGCGGCGAAGTGATTTGGGGTATAAATTGTGGCCAACTGAGGCAGATAGTTTAGTAGGTAGTCCTTGCTGCCGATTCCGACGTAGTATAAACACGAACTCAGGTGTTTCTTGGTGGCACTTTGTTCTTCTAGTAATTTCTGGATTCTTGAAATTGTGATTTCGTGATTCGAAATTTGGTCGCTCAAATTGGTTACACCCTACAATggtttcaaataattaaaattgtttTGTTTAATTGtgtagaagagagagaaagggattACATATTGGCTTCCGGTTTCATTAAGAATTCCACTTCCCCCGGAGGCATAGTTGAGGCCTCGGAGAATGTCATCAGTTGTACCATTGGCAAATGGAGGGATGAAATTCTTAAAGCCCAACATTTTTGCTGTTGCCAAACACCACAATCAATATATAGAATATggtattattatcaaataaacATAAGCGAAGAAGTAATTAGAAGATCGTACCAATAAAATCTGCAATATTCCGACCATTGGTAAATCTACCGGTAGGGCCAGCCGGAAAATCGATACCGTAAGGTAAGTAGTTAACTCTGAACGAGGGGTGAAGATAGTTATTGTTGCCATTGTCGACAAATGAGTCTCCGAAAATGAACAAGCATGGAAATTGTGGTTCTGCAACAATCAAGGTTTGAAAAATCACAAGATTTTGCAGGAATAAGCACACACAAAACTTTGAACTACATGACTTAATTTGCGCTGAAGCCATTATGAAAACTTGAATATAGCATAAAGCAAATTGTAAGCCTCTTTATAAGCAGGGTTTTCACATCTACAATTGCAGTAGGGTTAATATTAAATAGACATGTTTTCTTTCAAATATACTTGTACGCATTCACGTGCgatgaaatataaaatttacatatataatttgtagtgatagtataaaaatatatttaaaaaaatacttgCTACCAAAATGAATATTGGATATTAATACTATAAAACTAGACATAGTTAAAACAATTACATAGATGTAAATTAATGTCGGCTTTCGTAAGCGATAAAAGAAGCAGTATATTGCAACTTCAAAATAGTTGCAAGGTTATTTTGAATTATATGCAAAAGAGATAGTATAACCTTCTCCgtcgtctcaaaaaaaaaagataaaaccTTCTCCGTTTGTTGGTTTTTGCTTTAGTTATATTGTCTTCTTATTGGTTTTTCGGTCATggaaatttaataaatatatatggatAACTGATCAGTTTGCATATTTTAATAACATGCTTATAAGGATAGTGAAATGGTGCTATTACCTCAGTAAAATGAAAAAAGTTAttcattcaattttaaaataacaaTATTACGATAAGATCATTTTTTGGTgggtaaacaaaataaaaaatataaaatactactTCCTCCGTCGcactataagtgagactctttctatctTGGGTGTCCCACCAAAAGTGAGACTTTTTTCTTTGTCTTTTTGAgagttttaccctttaaacattttttcactttttcacttaaacacaaaatacacatttcttaattctcgtgtcaaaaaaaaaaatctcacttacagtgggatggagggaataACATACAACATACTAGGGCATATCCTAGAAAAAACAACTTAGAGAATAAAGATAGGGAGTAGTTTGGGAGGACTAAAACAAGCATTTTCTATGGCCTCATTAAAACATGtgataaaatttatatttgggCAAAATCTTATGAAGCAAAAAGAGTATCAATATAGAGCACCAAAATCTCCCAAATTAGATCAAAATAAACGATATTGACAATTCAACAAAACTCTAACTTGAAACATAAGCACAAACTTCTTCTATTGGATGGAGGGTGCAAGGAATCTACTGACTTCAACTCGATGAGTCTCATCACAAACTTTATTTCGAGCAATGCAAATACTGTGAATAGTAGCTAATAGAACAATAGGACCTATGTATGTGCGGATGTATAGACAATAATGTTCACTAAATGCATTGGTTTACTCACAAGGTTTTAATgcaaatgggatcctctgttCCAAAATATACTCTGTACtaccgtgtaccactcttattatgttataatttttaattattttttattcaattttaatttattatgcttttatataatataaagataattaacaaggattcactcatccattttagggtttataattatttttatatatttatttgaattaataatatattatttgggttcattaattcaaagttaagttatataactttttaaattttaatttttcaatgataaatattaattagagtttataatataataataatttttatttttataaaaaaaatttataaaataaagaaatgaagagtggtacacgtggtacacactatattctgggacagaggatcccatctgatTTTAATGAGGCCGTAATCTGTCCGTTTTGTTTAAGTTGATTGGATCCACCTTTTGATGAGTTGTATTCCTTAATATATTGTATttctttcattattttattttttcatttcccaaaaaaatatatcagttaatatataaaaatgaccAATTTTctatagcaaaaataaaaattgtccactaacataaattttttaaaattaaccttttttcatgtaaaatacaaatttaccccaaaaataaaaataagaaaaactaaaaaatggcctatctcggttctctctctcctgAAATTTCCTCTCTCAAAATCAGCTATGGCCGCTGCATTGACTTTCCTGATCTCCAACACCTCCTCTGAATCTCAGCCTCCCACCACCACCCTCGCGTTCTGCGCCTTTCTCGTCTGCCtcaatttatttaatgtaatttcTCATCGAATTTCGACGAGTTAGCCGCtagttatttttatatttcaatgTCAAATCCATGTCAGCGTGTTACGAGCCATGTAATTTTACTGAcatcaaaatttgaattttgagatATATATGTTAGTTTTCTAAATCTATGTACATGAAATCAACAATAATTATCCTCAATTCAAAATACTCgttttattaaattaagattttattaaaaaggaaaagaaaaaacctagcacccttgaaagcacaaaaaagcagactaatggccgagcctcgttaaaacctctcTAAGGTAAACTTAAAAGGGAAAACCcttaaaatggaaaaagagtgctcgtctagCAAAGACAAAcaagaccaaaaaaaaaatgaaaacggCAACGGAAGCGGGGGAATACTTCGGGAGCTCCGacctaaccatcgcccccaagCATTCCCGACATCTTCTGTGCCCAGAAAAATAAAACCCATGCCAACAACAAAAAACCTCCAACTAACTTGGAAGTCCTTAGAAGTCGAAATCCAAACCATAGTCGTCCAGATGAAGAGATTATTATTCACAGAAGCACTAGACATCAAAATCCAAATGCCACCAAGAGAATGCCGAAAATACCAAAACCAAGCAGCCGACTACCGACTAGCAACAATAGACCAAGTGCTCGACAAAGGTCTGGGCCCAGCAACATATCAAAGATAGAGGCTCGCCGGCCTGAAGAACACAACGCCGATAAGGACTTAAAAAGAGAGACGCCGCCCATATAGCAATTGGCTGCCAATTGGTGAGAACAGACCCTGAGGTCGTTGAAATAATGAGCCCCAAAACGGGCCAGACACGGCGCATCAACGAAAAAATCTCGTCGGCCAAAAAAAGACAACGTCGATAAGGTAAGAGCTCCCCTATCGCGAAGCTACCAAAAAGACCCGACCACTCCGGCTCCAACCTTGAGCGCACCGAAGAACTGTAAAAAAGCTGGAATGACGCCCCAAAACCACACCAAACCACCAACCTTCCGAAAATTCGAATGTCCCAACCCCATGTAGCATCCCAGCAATTGGGGGAGATAACAGTGTCCCAACCAGCCGCAGCCCCCAAAAAAACCAAACCGCGACATCATCAAAAGAAACACTACCACACCCGCACATAGACGTCTGCCAACTGTATGTCAGAAAAATCGAAAGAGAAAGAACCATGTAGCTCGAGTTAAATAACCATGCGAAGGTGGCTGTGTGACGACATATCTAGACGAACAGCACCCTTGATAGCATCAATCTCAAAAGGCCACCACTCCTCTTGCATGTTGTTGACAACAAGAATATCCACAACTTTATTACCTTCCCGGTAAATGTGTGTGACATGAATGTGGAAACTATGCAACAACTTAAGAATCCGCTTCCAGGAGGCCATAAATCTCCAATGAACAATCGAAGAGCATACATTGAGAAGGCGCACAATATAAGTAGAGTCACATTCAATCCAaagtgataaacatgcatttttacctcttggtgtgtcatttttgatgtttagttatgaggattttgtgtgtttgttgatttatttgagcttatattggtttatggtcaagaacttgtcacttgctcgttgtttgaacgaattttcagatataatgaagcagaatttggaagaattggctgaaatacaagttgtagttcgtctcgataggagttcgtgagcgcaaacggatcgtaaatcggagttcgaacgaaacagaacgagccaaaacaaaattgctgcgcaaagcgtcagagctcgcgcggccgcatgccacggccgcgcgacagAGCAGATTTTGCTGGAAgaccgcgcggtccaggcgcgcggccgcgcgcgagtcgccgagttttcgcccaaaagtccgtttttcagccttttacgcggtttttgggtatttttgagtcctacttgacctagggcatataaatactcctcAAGAACTTATTCTAAAGAcctttttatcatcttttatcatattttacatcTTTTGGAGAGCTTTGAGAAGACGGAGAACACCAttggagcaagaactgaagattctcaatttgactacggttttattgttgaatgttttacagttttattgagatattgatttttagtcatatgtctatgtgtggctagaatccctttttcccagggtttagggagtagacgtgatttgaatttctgactgtttgattcaattaattgagattgttattccttttttatgttcttgttataattgtttgctttattgattggccaccaatttagcataatcataggttttaatttgagatcgggagatgataattattacctgaactaagaacatagaacacatttattttaattctaaagggaattgatatttgtgagggcattaatcctatgagcttttaggagtagcatgttagaagtgcgatccggggacggtagccttgcatgtaatcaacggtttgtatgccacgggagtgggtatgaacttgCTTAGAAATTGTCTTAGGAATcatctgattaattgaattgaacatgttagttaggaaaatctgttgaaacctttgccttgggaaatcttctcttatttgtttctctgtttcacagcttgatttattttgttaccagtatttattaattttttttagttttaaaaataaaactcttaatttcgtttgtccaaaTATAGTAGaattaggataggaattggttaattcagtatctgtggaatacgaccttgcttgctactgtacacaattgcacccgtacacttgcggcgtgttaaataaaatagcgaacaagtttttggcgccgttgccggggactgatttttatcagtactatctgttaattgtttgatactactctggattttttttttctatttatttagattctgttctttattttttttcctgtgGTCCTGATTTTTGGTTCTGAAGTTTGCTAGGTAGTTCTATGGCTACCGCAGAAGAAGTCCGTGCTCTCAAGGAGCAACTGCAACGTTTGATTGAGTCGCAGGAAAACCGCGATGCTCAGAAGCAGCCTCCCATCAATGAGGCGTTCACCCCGCAGTATCAGTTTCATgagcctccaagagtcaacgcaaataattttgagctcaaaactggtttgatcacgatggtgcagcaaaaccagtatggaggcaaagctgtggaagataccaatgcgcatctggcgcaattcctggagctgtgcagcactgttaagatgaatggagtccctgatgacattatacgactccgtcttttcccattctcactcagggataaggcaaagtcgtggTATGAAACTCTACAGCTGGGAGCCAATCCAGTATGGGAGGACCTGGCAGATCTTTTCCTGCGGAAATTCCATCATCCCGGGCtcacattgaagttaaagatggagattctccaattccaaTAGTGCGATGGAGAGACactagcagagacatgggagagataccaggagaagttgagaaagtgcccgtcccatggttttgatgaggggactctggtggtcatgttttataacgcttgtggagagcgcaccaggatgttcatggatgcagctgcagggggctcattgctcaagaaagggagttctgaagctatggagattattgagagcatggccaccacgagctatcaatggccatccgagagagttcacttgaagaaagttgctgctaccTCCAGTTCGGACCCTATGGCGctgattttgactcagctggcagagatgaactcgaagATTAATGCTATAACTGTTAGCAATCCTGAGCCGGCTGTGGAGATCCCAACAAgcgtagaagacgccaactacatcaatggcagaaactatgggaactttcagcatgggcaacaGGGTGGATATAATAGTGGACAgcagtttcatcatggagggcgtccacatcctaatttggcttatgggaatccGAATAATGCGCTTCaagctccaccaggcttctctgtcaccaatggagtcatcaatgaggagaagaagcTTAATTTGGAAGAGTtgctgatgaaatttatctccaagtccgacgagaggatggaaaagctagagtccaatgccgttgcagtggggactcaaatgaagctgttcgagacccaattgggtcaaatagccaccgccgtcaataaactccaacagtcgggtaACCTCTTAAACAATGGCAAAGTGAACccaaaggagcagtgcatggccattgggTTAAAGAGTGAAGTCACCTCAGAGTGCAGCcatggatctcatgagatgGAGAAAAGAGAGCTCTCGTGGAGAGTCCATGAGGAAGGTCGACGACTTCCACCAcatctgcgtcctcctgggtggatgccgtttccccagcgtcatttCAAGATGGTCGATTtgccgagcgggactacacaggaatgggccatgacggcaaaagaTGAGAGTGCACAGCTGATTGAAAAAagagctgaggaggtcactgttgaggtttctggcagaaagaaggatgaaaagcaaaaacctacttcgccagcaactgtgactacACCTCTCCCTCAGCGCCAGAAGAAAGAGATGGGACAAGAGCAGTTCTCCAAAttcttagagatcttcaggaaagtacatattaatattccattggtggaagcactgcaggagatgccgcagtatgctagattcctgaaggacattatctcgaggaagaggaggctgggagagtttgagacggtgaatctcaatgaagaatgcagcgcaatcttgcagaggaagtTGCCAGCaaaggtcaaagatccgggcagcttcacactttccagcattattggaggccagcatttcggaaggtcactctgagacctgggggcgagcataaATCTTATGCCTCTATCTGTTTTTCAGCAGCTGGCGATTGGAGAGTTGAAGCAGACATCTATGAGGCTACAGATGGCGGACAGGTCGGTCACCTatcctcgtggaattgtggagaatgtgctcgtgaaggtgggggattttattttccctgcagattttgtggttctagacattgaggaCGAGAACAAAAttccgctgattttggggcgcccgttccttgcaacgggaagagctttgattgatgtggagaaaggagagctcacgtTGA
The genomic region above belongs to Salvia miltiorrhiza cultivar Shanhuang (shh) chromosome 5, IMPLAD_Smil_shh, whole genome shotgun sequence and contains:
- the LOC130986729 gene encoding GDSL esterase/lipase At1g29670-like, with product MASAQIKSCSSKFCVCLFLQNLVIFQTLIVAEPQFPCLFIFGDSFVDNGNNNYLHPSFRVNYLPYGIDFPAGPTGRFTNGRNIADFIAKMLGFKNFIPPFANGTTDDILRGLNYASGGSGILNETGSQYGVTNLSDQISNHEITISRIQKLLEEQSATKKHLSSCLYYVGIGSKDYLLNYLPQLATIYTPNHFAALLITQYSNHLQRLYENGARKVAVVGVDKIGCTPFLIRTYGSPNSSSCIESINNILQIFNQQLKLLINDLNHDYPKAKFVYTRYTPFSASTRDIKIVSEACCKERTLLPLCLEGSVPCSSRDEYRFWDGVHPTEAAVAAAANTTYNDISPLFPHCPTYLWDSFDELRSYS